In one Shinella zoogloeoides genomic region, the following are encoded:
- a CDS encoding ABC transporter permease, with product MSAVTDIKPVAPPRKGLLSPTNLRRWENFKANRRGYWSLWIFLVIFVLSLFAECIANDRPILASYKGELLFPVVIDYPEEKFGGFLAETDYRSDFITEEIEANGWMIWPPIRYSYSSTNSNIPHSAPTKPFWLMSGEERCAGYPNGAADPNCNWSNLNWLGTDDQARDVLARVIYGFRISVLFGLALTIASAVVGVTAGAIQGYFGGWTDLLMQRFIEIWSSMPVLYILLIIAAILPPGFWILLSIMLLFSWVGFVGVVRAEFLRARNFEYVRAARALGVGNVTIMYRHLLPNAMVATLTFLPFILSGSITTLTSLDFLGFGMPPGSPSLGELIAQGKENLQAPWLGLTAFAVMSLMLSLLIFVGEATRDAFDPRKTFR from the coding sequence ATGAGCGCGGTCACGGATATCAAACCGGTCGCCCCGCCTCGCAAGGGCCTGCTCTCGCCGACCAACCTGCGGCGCTGGGAGAATTTCAAGGCGAACCGGCGCGGCTACTGGTCGCTCTGGATCTTCCTCGTCATCTTCGTGCTCAGCCTCTTTGCCGAATGCATCGCCAACGACCGGCCGATCCTCGCCTCCTACAAGGGCGAGCTGCTCTTCCCCGTCGTCATCGACTATCCGGAGGAGAAGTTCGGCGGGTTCCTCGCCGAGACCGACTACCGCTCCGATTTCATCACGGAGGAGATCGAGGCGAACGGCTGGATGATCTGGCCGCCAATCCGCTATTCCTACAGCTCGACCAATTCCAACATCCCGCATTCCGCCCCGACGAAACCCTTCTGGCTGATGTCCGGGGAGGAGCGCTGCGCCGGCTATCCGAACGGCGCGGCGGACCCCAACTGCAACTGGAGCAACCTCAACTGGCTCGGCACGGACGACCAGGCGCGCGACGTGCTCGCCCGCGTCATCTACGGTTTCCGCATCTCGGTGCTGTTCGGCCTGGCGCTCACCATCGCCTCTGCCGTCGTCGGCGTGACGGCGGGCGCCATCCAGGGCTATTTCGGCGGCTGGACCGATCTTCTGATGCAGCGTTTCATCGAGATCTGGTCCTCGATGCCGGTGCTCTACATCCTGCTCATCATCGCCGCCATCCTGCCGCCCGGCTTCTGGATCCTGCTTTCCATCATGCTGCTCTTCTCCTGGGTCGGCTTCGTCGGCGTGGTGCGCGCAGAATTCCTGCGCGCCCGCAATTTCGAATATGTCAGGGCGGCGCGCGCGCTCGGCGTCGGCAACGTCACGATCATGTACCGGCACCTCCTGCCGAACGCGATGGTCGCCACGCTCACCTTCCTGCCCTTCATCCTCTCCGGCTCGATCACCACGCTGACCTCGCTCGATTTCCTCGGCTTCGGCATGCCGCCCGGCTCGCCCTCGCTGGGTGAATTGATCGCGCAGGGCAAGGAGAACCTTCAGGCGCCGTGGCTCGGCCTCACCGCCTTCGCCGTCATGTCCCTCATGCTGTCACTGCTGATCTTCGTCGGCGAAGCGACGCGTGACGCCTTCGATCCGAGGAAGACCTTCCGGTGA
- a CDS encoding ABC transporter ATP-binding protein, translating to MSAPETILSVRDLSVAFHQGGNTSLAVDRVSFDIRRGEVVALVGESGSGKSVTANSILKLLPYPAASHPSGEIVFNGKDLLKASDADLRAVRGNDITMIFQEPMTSLNPLHSIERQIGEILKLHQDIEGPAARAKTLELLNQVGIREPEKRLAAYPHELSGGQRQRVMIAMALANRPELLIADEPTTALDVTVQAQILELLKTLKEEHGMSMLFITHDLGIVRKFADRVCVMTKGKIVETGPVEAIFTNPQHAYTRHLLASEPKGRPRPADDSQPVVMEAEDVKVWFPIKAGFLRRVVDHVKAVDGIDLKLRAGHTLGVVGESGSGKTTLGLALTRLISSKGRIAFVGQDIAGHSFAEMRPLRRRMQIVFQDPFGSLSPRMSVADIVAEGLKIHEPSLSDAERDHRVASALEETGLDPATRWRYPHEFSGGQRQRIAIARAMVLKPEFVMLDEPTSALDMSVQAQVVELLRDLQAKHNLAYLFISHDLKVVRALANDIIVMRGGRVVEKGPAKDVIERPGEAYTRALMAAAFNLEAVRSETISQ from the coding sequence GTGAGCGCTCCCGAAACCATCCTTTCCGTGCGCGACCTCTCGGTCGCCTTCCACCAGGGCGGCAACACGTCGCTGGCCGTCGATCGCGTCTCCTTCGACATCCGCCGCGGCGAGGTCGTCGCGCTCGTCGGCGAATCGGGCTCCGGCAAGTCGGTGACGGCGAACTCGATCCTGAAGCTCCTGCCCTATCCGGCGGCGAGCCATCCCTCGGGCGAAATCGTCTTCAACGGCAAGGACCTCCTGAAGGCGTCGGATGCGGACCTGCGCGCGGTGCGCGGCAACGACATCACCATGATCTTCCAGGAGCCGATGACCTCGCTCAACCCGCTGCACTCCATCGAGCGGCAGATCGGCGAGATCCTCAAGCTGCACCAGGATATCGAGGGCCCTGCCGCGCGCGCCAAAACCCTGGAACTGCTGAACCAGGTCGGCATCCGCGAGCCGGAAAAGCGCCTCGCGGCCTATCCGCACGAGCTGTCCGGCGGCCAGCGCCAGCGCGTCATGATCGCCATGGCGCTCGCCAACCGCCCGGAACTCCTGATCGCCGACGAGCCGACGACGGCGCTCGACGTCACCGTGCAGGCGCAGATCCTCGAACTGCTGAAGACCCTCAAGGAAGAGCACGGCATGTCCATGCTCTTCATCACCCACGACCTCGGCATCGTGCGCAAGTTCGCCGACCGGGTCTGCGTGATGACCAAGGGCAAGATCGTCGAGACCGGCCCGGTCGAGGCGATCTTCACCAACCCGCAGCACGCCTATACCCGCCACCTGCTCGCCTCCGAGCCGAAGGGCCGGCCGCGCCCGGCCGATGACAGCCAGCCCGTCGTCATGGAAGCCGAGGACGTCAAGGTCTGGTTCCCGATCAAGGCGGGGTTCCTGCGCCGCGTCGTCGATCATGTGAAGGCAGTCGACGGCATCGACCTGAAACTGCGCGCCGGCCACACGCTCGGCGTCGTCGGCGAATCCGGTTCGGGCAAGACGACGCTCGGCCTCGCGCTGACGCGGCTCATCTCCTCGAAAGGCCGCATCGCCTTCGTCGGGCAGGACATTGCCGGCCACAGCTTCGCCGAGATGCGGCCGCTACGCCGGCGCATGCAGATCGTCTTCCAGGATCCCTTCGGCTCGCTGTCGCCGCGCATGTCGGTGGCAGATATCGTCGCGGAAGGCCTGAAGATCCACGAGCCGTCGCTTTCCGACGCCGAGCGCGACCACCGCGTCGCCTCCGCGCTGGAGGAGACCGGCCTCGATCCGGCGACCCGCTGGCGCTACCCGCATGAATTTTCCGGCGGCCAGCGTCAGCGCATCGCGATCGCCCGCGCCATGGTGCTGAAACCCGAATTCGTCATGCTGGACGAGCCGACATCGGCGCTCGACATGAGCGTGCAGGCGCAGGTGGTCGAGCTCCTGCGCGACCTGCAGGCAAAGCACAATCTCGCCTATCTCTTCATCAGCCACGACCTCAAGGTCGTCCGGGCGCTGGCCAACGATATCATCGTCATGCGCGGAGGGCGCGTGGTCGAGAAGGGGCCGGCGAAGGATGTCATCGAGCGGCCGGGCGAGGCCTATACCAGGGCCCTGATGGCCGCCGCCTTCAATCTCGAAGCCGTTCGCAGCGAGACGATCAGCCAGTAA
- a CDS encoding ABC transporter substrate-binding protein, translating into MKKFAIAAFAAALMAGAAHADTIKVGVVGPFSGPFALQGKNFKAGIDAYMALNGNTVGDDTIEIIYRDIPTADPAQSKALSQELVVKEGVQYLAGFYFTPDAMAATPLLEQANVPMVVMNAATSAIVTKSPYVVRTSFTTWQTSTPIAKVAFDGGTKKVISVVSDYGPGVDAEAAFKAGFEAAGGEIVEAIRMPLQTNDFSPIMQSIKDSSAEGVFAFLPSGPTTLGFVKAFNENGLKDAGIKFFAPGDLTQESDLPALGEAALGLQTTFHYAVSHDSAENKKFVEAAAKAIGNPAELSFPSVGAYDGMHVIYKMIEATGGEQDAAKAVEAVKGLSWESPRGPVTIDPESRHITQNIYLREVAKAEDGTYYNKEIQTFEKQGDPGLAAAK; encoded by the coding sequence ATGAAGAAATTTGCGATCGCGGCCTTTGCCGCCGCACTGATGGCCGGCGCTGCCCATGCCGATACGATCAAGGTCGGCGTCGTCGGGCCGTTCTCCGGCCCCTTCGCGTTGCAGGGCAAGAACTTCAAGGCGGGCATCGACGCCTATATGGCGCTCAACGGCAACACGGTCGGCGACGACACGATCGAGATCATCTACCGCGACATCCCGACGGCCGACCCGGCGCAGTCCAAAGCGCTCTCGCAGGAACTCGTCGTGAAGGAAGGCGTGCAATATCTCGCCGGCTTCTACTTCACACCCGACGCCATGGCCGCAACGCCGCTCCTCGAACAGGCCAACGTGCCGATGGTGGTGATGAACGCGGCGACCTCGGCCATCGTCACCAAGAGCCCCTATGTGGTGCGCACCTCCTTCACCACCTGGCAGACCTCGACGCCGATCGCCAAGGTCGCCTTCGACGGCGGCACGAAGAAGGTCATCTCCGTCGTCAGCGACTACGGCCCCGGCGTCGATGCGGAAGCCGCCTTCAAGGCGGGCTTCGAGGCGGCCGGCGGCGAGATCGTCGAGGCGATCCGCATGCCGCTCCAGACCAACGACTTCTCGCCGATCATGCAGAGCATCAAGGATTCGAGCGCCGAAGGCGTCTTCGCCTTCCTGCCCTCGGGCCCGACGACGCTCGGCTTCGTCAAGGCCTTCAACGAGAACGGCCTCAAGGATGCCGGCATCAAGTTCTTCGCGCCCGGCGACCTGACGCAGGAATCCGACCTGCCGGCCCTCGGCGAGGCGGCGCTCGGCCTTCAGACCACCTTCCACTATGCGGTCTCGCATGATTCCGCGGAGAACAAAAAATTCGTCGAGGCCGCAGCCAAGGCGATCGGCAATCCGGCCGAACTCTCCTTCCCGTCGGTCGGCGCCTATGACGGCATGCATGTCATCTACAAGATGATCGAGGCGACCGGCGGCGAGCAGGATGCGGCAAAGGCCGTCGAGGCCGTGAAGGGCCTTTCCTGGGAAAGCCCGCGCGGACCCGTCACGATCGATCCGGAAAGCCGCCATATCACGCAGAACATCTACCTGCGCGAAGTGGCAAAGGCCGAGGACGGGACCTATTACAACAAGGAGATCCAGACCTTCGAGAAGCAGGGCGATCCGGGCCTTGCGGCGGCGAAGTAA
- a CDS encoding 2-hydroxyacid dehydrogenase, whose translation MSAKSPVIIDLKFDQEQVAAALKGAFPDREVINLLHPASRNRDLSGIDYAVVWKPGADLFSRAKDLKVVFSGGAGVDHVLTLPGLPDVPLVRFVDHTLTTRMSEWVVMQCLLHLRQYHAYEAQRQKRVWRELDQPEAAELTVGIMGFGVLGQDSAAKLRTLGFNVIGWSKSGRKVEGFEVYDEKGLDAFLGRTDILVGLLPLTPDTRGLYNTGLFSRLSRKGPLGAPVFINAGRGGSQVEADIVASINDGTLRGASLDVFEQEPLPLESPFWSMDKVFMTPHASAASDVAALFRHVAGQIERLESGKPLEHLVDRGAGY comes from the coding sequence ATGTCGGCGAAAAGCCCCGTCATCATCGATCTGAAGTTCGACCAGGAGCAGGTCGCCGCCGCGCTCAAGGGCGCTTTCCCGGATCGCGAGGTGATCAACCTGCTGCATCCGGCGAGCCGCAATCGCGACCTCTCGGGCATCGACTATGCCGTGGTCTGGAAGCCGGGGGCGGACCTCTTCTCGCGGGCGAAGGACCTCAAGGTGGTCTTTTCCGGCGGTGCGGGCGTCGATCATGTGCTGACGCTGCCGGGCCTGCCGGACGTGCCGCTCGTCCGGTTCGTCGACCACACGCTGACGACGCGCATGAGCGAATGGGTGGTCATGCAGTGCCTCCTGCACCTGCGTCAGTACCACGCCTACGAGGCGCAGCGGCAAAAGCGCGTCTGGCGCGAACTCGACCAGCCGGAGGCCGCGGAACTCACAGTCGGCATCATGGGCTTCGGCGTGCTCGGGCAGGATTCGGCGGCAAAGCTCAGGACGCTCGGCTTCAACGTTATCGGCTGGTCGAAGAGCGGCCGCAAGGTCGAGGGTTTCGAGGTTTATGACGAAAAGGGCCTCGATGCCTTCCTCGGCAGGACCGACATCCTCGTCGGCCTCCTGCCGCTGACGCCCGATACGAGGGGCCTTTACAATACCGGCCTCTTCTCCCGCCTCAGCCGGAAGGGGCCGCTCGGCGCGCCCGTCTTCATCAATGCCGGCCGCGGCGGCAGCCAGGTGGAGGCCGATATTGTCGCCTCGATCAACGACGGCACGCTGCGCGGCGCCTCGCTCGATGTCTTCGAGCAGGAGCCGCTGCCGCTCGAAAGCCCGTTCTGGTCGATGGACAAGGTCTTCATGACGCCCCACGCCTCCGCCGCCTCCGATGTCGCCGCGCTCTTCCGCCACGTCGCCGGGCAGATCGAGCGGCTGGAAAGCGGCAAGCCGCTGGAGCATCTGGTGGACCGCGGCGCGGGCTATTGA
- a CDS encoding ABC transporter ATP-binding protein — protein sequence MPAASLEISGLCAGYGPTRVLEDISFSAGAGRRLAVLGRNGMGKSTLFATLAGQTKRYGGEIRLGGTAIEGIDSSSRALKGLGYVPQSRDVFPTLTVEENLFVGLKARPRASIEEAYAMFPRLKERRRNLGSQLSGGEQQMLTTARTILGQPSVLLLDEPLEGLAPVICEELMAAFGTLAASGEMTILLVEQRIQSALDFADEVIILERGRIAWTGTPAALAADQQTVETLLGVGGLH from the coding sequence ATGCCCGCAGCGTCGCTTGAAATCTCCGGCCTTTGCGCCGGCTACGGGCCGACACGCGTGCTCGAGGACATTTCATTTTCCGCCGGGGCCGGCCGGCGCCTTGCCGTGCTCGGCCGCAACGGCATGGGCAAGTCCACGCTGTTCGCCACGCTCGCCGGCCAGACGAAACGCTATGGCGGCGAGATCCGCCTCGGCGGCACGGCGATCGAAGGCATCGACAGCTCCTCGCGCGCGCTGAAGGGCCTCGGCTACGTGCCGCAGTCGCGCGACGTCTTCCCGACGCTGACAGTCGAGGAAAATCTCTTCGTCGGGTTGAAGGCGCGGCCGCGCGCGTCGATCGAGGAAGCCTATGCCATGTTCCCGCGCCTCAAGGAGCGGCGCAGGAACCTCGGCTCGCAGCTTTCCGGCGGCGAACAGCAGATGCTGACGACGGCGCGCACCATTCTCGGCCAGCCCTCCGTGCTGCTGCTCGACGAGCCGCTGGAGGGCCTCGCCCCGGTCATCTGCGAGGAGCTGATGGCCGCCTTCGGCACGCTCGCCGCCTCAGGCGAGATGACGATCCTGCTGGTGGAGCAGCGCATCCAGAGCGCGCTCGACTTCGCCGACGAGGTGATCATCCTCGAACGCGGCCGCATCGCCTGGACGGGCACGCCCGCGGCGCTCGCCGCCGACCAGCAGACGGTGGAAACCCTGCTCGGCGTCGGCGGCCTGCACTGA
- a CDS encoding branched-chain amino acid ABC transporter permease has product MQTVFSIGVDALAYGMVLFVISIGLSVTMGLMRVVNLAHGAFAMIGGYIASYAARDLGLAYALAVLIAIFGTILIAIPVERFLYRRIYGQPELTQVLMTIGITFCIIGIANYVFGPTLKTIPTPETLRQSVSLGFRTVSAHRLFVIACGVAVALGLWYFIERTAFGVKLRAAVDNAAMAAALGVKTQVVYAVSFAVAVGLAAFGGVVGAELLPIEPYYALRYMVTFLVVVSVGGAGSIPGALAACLLLGAIDTTGRYLMPEFGEFFFYLAVIAIVWIFPRGLAGRAK; this is encoded by the coding sequence ATGCAAACGGTCTTCAGCATCGGTGTCGATGCCCTTGCCTATGGCATGGTGCTCTTTGTCATCTCCATCGGCCTTTCGGTGACGATGGGGCTGATGCGGGTCGTCAACCTGGCGCATGGCGCCTTCGCCATGATCGGCGGCTACATCGCCTCCTATGCGGCGCGCGACCTCGGCCTTGCCTATGCGCTCGCCGTCCTCATCGCCATCTTCGGCACGATCCTCATCGCCATTCCGGTCGAACGCTTCCTCTACCGCCGCATCTACGGCCAGCCGGAGCTGACGCAGGTGCTGATGACCATCGGCATCACCTTCTGCATCATCGGCATCGCCAACTATGTCTTCGGCCCGACGCTGAAGACCATTCCGACGCCGGAGACGCTGCGCCAGTCCGTCAGCCTCGGCTTCCGCACCGTCTCGGCGCACCGGCTGTTCGTCATCGCCTGCGGAGTCGCGGTGGCGCTGGGCCTCTGGTACTTCATCGAGCGCACCGCCTTCGGCGTGAAGCTGCGCGCGGCCGTCGACAATGCGGCCATGGCCGCCGCCCTCGGCGTGAAGACGCAGGTCGTCTACGCCGTCAGCTTCGCCGTCGCGGTCGGCCTTGCCGCCTTCGGCGGCGTCGTCGGCGCCGAACTGCTGCCGATCGAGCCCTATTACGCATTGCGCTACATGGTGACCTTCCTCGTCGTCGTCTCCGTCGGCGGGGCCGGCTCCATTCCCGGCGCGCTCGCCGCCTGCCTGTTGCTCGGCGCCATCGACACGACGGGACGCTACCTGATGCCGGAATTCGGCGAATTCTTCTTCTATCTCGCGGTCATCGCCATCGTCTGGATCTTTCCGCGCGGCCTTGCCGGAAGGGCCAAGTGA
- a CDS encoding branched-chain amino acid ABC transporter permease gives MALATDSETISAAGDRRARLTRDALGVLVILAAAALGYFLFPNNLALLTRITAIALLVLSLDLVTGYCGVATLGHAALFGAGAYGAGIAAAHFGITDPIAMLAVGIVVGALAGLVSGVVVLRAHGLPQLVLSIAIIHLAHEAANKASGWTGGSDGLAGIMPDAVFGIWQFDLWGRTAYVFGIVLLVAAFVVLRQIVRSPFGMLCRGIKQDPVRIRAMGGSVQGTLIKMYAISGAVAGAGGALNAISTQVVGLDSLSFTLSAEALVMLVLGGTGSLYGALIGTLAFLWFEDVVSAANPFHWLTIVGALLIAVVLFAPKGLYGSLAAFYERRGRKGK, from the coding sequence ATGGCGCTCGCAACCGATTCCGAAACGATCTCTGCCGCCGGCGACCGCCGCGCCCGGCTGACGCGCGACGCCCTCGGCGTCCTCGTCATACTCGCCGCAGCGGCCCTCGGTTACTTCCTCTTCCCGAACAATCTGGCGCTGCTCACCCGTATCACCGCCATCGCGCTGCTGGTGCTCTCGCTCGACCTCGTCACCGGCTATTGCGGCGTGGCGACGCTCGGCCATGCAGCCCTCTTCGGCGCCGGGGCCTATGGCGCGGGCATTGCGGCGGCGCATTTCGGCATCACCGACCCGATCGCCATGCTCGCCGTCGGCATCGTAGTAGGCGCGCTTGCCGGCCTCGTTTCGGGCGTCGTCGTGCTGCGCGCACACGGCCTGCCACAACTCGTGTTGTCCATCGCCATCATCCACCTCGCGCATGAAGCCGCCAACAAGGCTTCCGGCTGGACCGGCGGCAGCGACGGCCTTGCCGGCATCATGCCGGACGCCGTCTTCGGCATCTGGCAGTTCGACCTGTGGGGCCGCACCGCCTATGTCTTCGGCATCGTGCTGCTCGTCGCCGCCTTCGTCGTGCTGCGCCAGATCGTGCGTTCGCCCTTTGGCATGCTCTGCCGCGGCATCAAGCAGGATCCGGTGCGCATCCGCGCGATGGGCGGCTCGGTGCAGGGCACGCTGATCAAGATGTATGCGATCTCGGGCGCCGTCGCCGGCGCGGGCGGAGCGCTCAACGCCATCTCGACGCAGGTCGTCGGCCTCGACAGCCTGTCCTTCACGCTGTCGGCCGAAGCCCTCGTCATGCTGGTGCTCGGCGGCACCGGCTCGCTCTACGGCGCGCTGATCGGCACCCTCGCCTTCCTGTGGTTCGAGGACGTCGTCTCGGCGGCCAACCCGTTCCACTGGCTCACCATCGTCGGCGCGCTCCTGATCGCCGTCGTGCTCTTCGCGCCGAAAGGGCTCTACGGCTCGCTCGCCGCCTTTTACGAACGCCGCGGAAGGAAGGGCAAATGA
- a CDS encoding ABC transporter ATP-binding protein yields the protein MSAIFDVRNLKKMFGGLAVTNDVSLSMAPGDRVALIGPNGAGKTTFVNLVTGNIMPNSGSVTLGGEDVTRLGPMERVRRGLVRSFQVTRLFSEMTPEEHVALAILQREGRSGKMFSSHRAMPDVMDEGHALLARLGIASLARHRVSEIAYGQQRLLELALALALKPKVLLLDEPAAGVPQSDTARIEQAIADLPADLAVLMIEHDMDLVFRFAKRVIVLAAGEIIFDGSPDAVTRDDRVRQAYLGSYADARSVA from the coding sequence ATGAGCGCGATCTTCGACGTCCGCAACCTCAAGAAGATGTTCGGCGGCCTCGCCGTCACCAACGACGTCTCGCTTTCCATGGCCCCCGGCGACCGGGTCGCGCTGATCGGCCCGAACGGCGCCGGCAAGACGACCTTCGTCAACCTCGTCACCGGCAATATCATGCCGAATTCCGGCAGCGTGACGCTGGGCGGCGAGGACGTGACGCGTCTCGGGCCGATGGAGCGCGTGCGCCGCGGCCTCGTGCGCTCCTTCCAGGTGACGCGGCTCTTCTCCGAGATGACGCCGGAGGAGCATGTCGCGCTCGCCATCCTGCAGCGCGAGGGGCGCTCGGGGAAGATGTTCTCTAGCCACCGCGCCATGCCCGACGTGATGGACGAGGGGCATGCGCTGCTGGCGCGGCTCGGTATCGCGTCGCTCGCCCGCCACAGGGTCAGCGAGATCGCCTATGGCCAGCAGCGCCTGCTGGAACTGGCTTTGGCACTCGCCCTCAAGCCGAAGGTGCTGCTGCTCGACGAGCCGGCGGCCGGCGTGCCGCAGAGCGACACGGCGCGCATCGAGCAGGCCATCGCCGACCTGCCGGCGGACCTTGCCGTGCTGATGATCGAGCACGACATGGACCTCGTCTTCCGCTTCGCCAAGCGTGTCATCGTGCTGGCGGCGGGCGAGATCATCTTTGACGGATCGCCTGATGCCGTGACCAGGGACGACCGCGTCCGCCAGGCCTATCTCGGGAGCTATGCCGATGCCCGCAGCGTCGCTTGA